A genomic region of Nostoc sp. UHCC 0702 contains the following coding sequences:
- a CDS encoding Hsp70 family protein yields the protein MNAILSLSTLVPSLDDKKIVRERLSKATFVGIDFGTSTTVVSYSVIGDETTPIKTDTIPILQTLQDGRIHESHLVPTVIAWYDEQLLIGTGAAQLKNQLTHNVNIWFSFKMGLGVDLGSQYFNTKLPKGHAIATIETPVDAARVFFKYLKKHIEQYLRDQGLSSQIYYSVSVPASFESNQRRDLLSALASAGIPLTAQALIDEPNAAFLSYIGESNFSSLQIYIPEGSPLHILVFDFGAGTCDISILEIARSPHGFSSKNLAISRFTALGGDDIDRQIVDQVLLPQLLEQNNYTRHDFRTVDLNKRIIPNLQRTAEELKIRICKSIAAELISKKLPAIASTEESIKLMKELDIPLSQKQLKLTDPSMSYQAFQEVMVPFIAESSSLESSDISIFSPIESSLRKADLELTDLDMVLLIGGSSSNPHVQVALHKYFSDCPIEIPSDLRSHVSMGAAINSLILNGMGYSLIRPITSEPIIVITRDRRLQTIISAGIEIPCPQKVFDFCTSEEVQFKIQIPICVGNENKILTVIEIDAPTFSGFEPNTWVKLTCELNEDKVLNVSAAIGNKQVTSTMVNPLANRELTTEERIVFEAEKNANELAARNGGKPTVESLLDLVEACADAGDYLRAAETLETVQMLDKNNRRETNICYYYDKAGNYNQASKWAEIAYQKQVTSTNAYNLAIFKEKTGDFSEYERLMTECLQIDANYNAALLIYGKYLISKKNKRGWEMIERAFNLMYGSFVMNILDEVEYPRLISAAKVLNRNDVVEAVKNAERASKAENKWYSEENLLIPQGNYSDNFIKGLP from the coding sequence ATGAATGCTATTTTGAGCCTTTCCACTTTGGTTCCCAGCCTAGATGACAAAAAAATTGTACGAGAACGTTTGTCTAAAGCTACTTTTGTCGGTATCGATTTCGGAACTTCAACCACTGTAGTCAGTTATTCAGTTATCGGAGACGAGACTACACCTATTAAAACAGATACTATTCCTATCCTTCAGACCCTACAAGATGGACGGATACACGAATCACACCTTGTTCCCACAGTAATTGCGTGGTACGATGAGCAACTTTTAATTGGGACTGGTGCGGCGCAGCTGAAAAACCAACTAACTCATAATGTGAATATTTGGTTTTCGTTCAAAATGGGCTTAGGAGTAGATTTAGGCTCACAGTACTTTAATACTAAATTACCCAAAGGACATGCGATCGCAACTATTGAAACACCTGTAGATGCAGCTAGGGTGTTTTTTAAGTATCTTAAAAAACATATTGAACAGTATTTGCGCGACCAAGGTTTATCATCACAAATTTACTACTCTGTTAGTGTCCCAGCATCTTTTGAATCCAATCAGCGCCGGGATTTGTTGTCTGCATTAGCATCTGCGGGTATTCCATTGACTGCACAAGCACTGATTGATGAACCAAACGCAGCATTCCTCAGTTACATTGGTGAATCAAATTTCAGCAGTCTCCAGATATATATTCCAGAGGGTTCACCTCTACACATTTTAGTATTCGATTTTGGAGCAGGTACTTGTGATATTTCTATTCTGGAAATCGCCCGTTCTCCTCATGGTTTCTCTTCTAAAAATTTAGCTATATCTCGATTTACAGCGCTGGGAGGAGATGATATAGATCGTCAAATAGTAGATCAGGTACTTTTACCTCAATTATTGGAACAAAATAATTATACGCGTCATGACTTCAGAACTGTAGACCTCAATAAGCGCATTATTCCCAATTTACAAAGAACCGCTGAAGAACTCAAAATTAGGATTTGTAAATCTATTGCTGCTGAACTCATATCAAAGAAACTGCCAGCAATTGCCAGTACTGAAGAATCTATTAAGCTCATGAAGGAACTAGATATTCCATTATCACAAAAACAACTCAAGCTAACTGACCCAAGTATGAGTTATCAAGCTTTTCAAGAAGTGATGGTTCCTTTTATTGCAGAGTCGTCATCCTTAGAATCTTCAGATATCAGCATTTTTTCACCGATCGAATCTTCACTGCGTAAAGCAGATTTAGAACTTACTGATTTGGATATGGTATTGTTAATTGGGGGTAGTAGTAGCAATCCACATGTACAAGTGGCGTTACATAAGTATTTTTCAGACTGTCCTATTGAAATTCCTAGTGATTTGCGATCGCATGTATCAATGGGAGCAGCAATTAATTCTTTAATTCTCAATGGCATGGGTTATAGTCTGATACGTCCAATCACAAGTGAACCTATCATTGTTATTACCCGCGATCGCAGATTGCAAACAATCATTAGTGCTGGGATAGAAATACCATGTCCGCAAAAAGTATTTGATTTTTGTACTTCTGAAGAAGTGCAATTTAAAATTCAGATTCCCATTTGTGTGGGTAATGAAAACAAGATTCTGACTGTGATTGAAATTGACGCACCAACTTTTAGCGGGTTTGAACCAAATACATGGGTTAAGTTAACTTGTGAGTTAAATGAAGATAAAGTACTTAATGTTTCAGCAGCAATTGGCAACAAGCAAGTGACTTCAACAATGGTCAATCCTTTGGCTAACCGAGAGTTAACTACCGAAGAACGTATAGTATTTGAAGCTGAAAAGAATGCCAACGAATTAGCAGCACGTAATGGAGGAAAACCAACTGTAGAAAGTTTATTGGATTTAGTAGAAGCCTGTGCCGATGCGGGAGATTATCTCCGTGCAGCAGAAACACTAGAAACAGTGCAGATGCTAGATAAAAATAATCGACGTGAAACTAATATCTGCTATTACTATGACAAAGCAGGCAATTACAACCAAGCTAGTAAATGGGCAGAGATAGCTTATCAAAAACAAGTAACATCAACCAACGCGTATAACTTAGCTATTTTTAAAGAAAAAACAGGTGATTTTTCCGAGTATGAACGATTAATGACAGAATGCTTGCAGATAGATGCTAACTACAACGCAGCATTACTTATATACGGAAAATATCTCATATCCAAGAAGAATAAGCGTGGTTGGGAAATGATAGAACGAGCTTTTAACTTGATGTATGGCTCATTTGTGATGAACATATTGGATGAAGTAGAGTATCCCCGTTTAATTTCTGCTGCTAAAGTACTCAACCGTAATGATGTAGTTGAAGCTGTCAAGAATGCGGAAAGAGCATCTAAAGCTGAAAATAAATGGTATAGCGAAGAAAATCTCCTAATACCTCAAGGAAACTACTCAGACAATTTCATCAAAGGACTTCCATAA
- a CDS encoding phosphatase PAP2 family protein, translating into MKSAKNPNQQHHSPVSFLKNLLIVHWRSLLLLFIGVYLPLQVFEILAVKIWQNKVGFPWDVPILLAVHSTAKPELDVLAVMLAKFGSFWTALPILSAIAVILLLRKRWRSLAYLLTTSLGSAVINRTAKELMHRVRPQLWQSSAPEFDFAFPSGHAMTSMTLIVILLILSWASSWRWLLLMFGSLYVIAVGWCRLYLGVHFPSDILAGWMVALAWAIGVSLIIKPYLTKTTPISSHTSKDETSLLPEEKQLVK; encoded by the coding sequence ATGAAAAGTGCAAAAAATCCCAATCAACAGCATCATTCACCTGTTTCTTTTCTCAAAAACCTGCTGATTGTCCATTGGCGATCGCTGTTACTCTTGTTCATAGGAGTCTATTTACCCTTGCAGGTATTTGAAATTCTGGCGGTAAAGATTTGGCAGAATAAAGTTGGCTTTCCGTGGGATGTGCCTATTTTATTGGCAGTTCACTCTACAGCGAAGCCAGAATTGGATGTATTGGCGGTAATGTTAGCTAAATTTGGCTCGTTTTGGACTGCATTACCGATTTTGAGTGCGATCGCAGTTATATTACTATTAAGGAAACGCTGGCGATCGCTAGCCTATTTACTCACCACATCATTGGGAAGCGCCGTTATCAACCGCACAGCAAAAGAATTAATGCACAGAGTCCGCCCCCAACTTTGGCAGTCCAGTGCGCCTGAGTTTGATTTTGCATTTCCCAGCGGTCATGCCATGACGAGCATGACATTAATAGTAATTTTGCTAATTTTAAGTTGGGCTAGTTCTTGGCGCTGGTTGCTTTTGATGTTCGGCAGCTTGTACGTCATCGCCGTTGGTTGGTGTCGTCTCTATCTGGGGGTGCATTTTCCTAGTGACATTCTCGCCGGTTGGATGGTTGCATTAGCTTGGGCAATTGGGGTAAGTCTAATTATCAAACCGTATTTGACTAAAACAACTCCTATCAGCAGCCATACATCTAAAGATGAAACTTCCTTACTTCCCGAAGAAAAACAGTTAGTAAAGTAA